In Campylobacter sp. RM16189, the genomic window AAGTTCAGAACTTATAGGCAAACCGCATAATATAGTAAGACATCCTGATATGCCAAGAATTATTTTTAAATTTTTATGGGAATACATTAAAAACAAACAAGAAATTTTTGCATATGTCAAAAACAGAAGTTTTGACGGATCTTATTATTGGGTTTTTGCAAATGTTACCGCATCAATCGATGAAAAAGGCAACATCATAGGATATTACTCCGTACGCAGAAAACCAAATCCTAAAGCACTTGAAATAATAATACCTTTATATCAAAGGCTTTTAGATGCAGAAAAAAGTGGTGGAATAGATGCTTCAGGAAAACTGTTGACGCAAATTTTACAAGAAAAAAATACAAGCTATGATGAGCTAATGAATAACTTACAAAGACTATAAAAGGAAAAATTATGTTTTTTGGCAAAAAAGTA contains:
- a CDS encoding PAS domain-containing protein, whose product is MSYTSNGSKERQVSSDAFLVSKTDTKGKITYCNMPFADIVGAKSSELIGKPHNIVRHPDMPRIIFKFLWEYIKNKQEIFAYVKNRSFDGSYYWVFANVTASIDEKGNIIGYYSVRRKPNPKALEIIIPLYQRLLDAEKSGGIDASGKLLTQILQEKNTSYDELMNNLQRL